A section of the Desulfatiglans anilini DSM 4660 genome encodes:
- a CDS encoding cob(I)yrinic acid a,c-diamide adenosyltransferase: MYYEHKPEGPVAEDRFGYIHVYYGEGVGKTTRAIGLTTRAAGEGLRVAFVQFMKSGDSGEVKIFRQIPNIAYYCPGKHPFILARGPEPVHYRHAELSLEHALGTLQDSVQILVCDEILNTLIFNLLPEEAIMDLITRCRERVDLVLTGRHAPPEIIDAADYATELIQVKHPYYKGVRARRGIEY, translated from the coding sequence ATTTACTACGAACATAAACCGGAAGGGCCTGTTGCCGAGGACCGCTTCGGCTATATCCATGTTTACTACGGCGAAGGGGTCGGCAAGACCACCCGGGCGATCGGGCTGACAACGCGTGCGGCCGGCGAGGGCCTGAGGGTGGCCTTCGTTCAGTTCATGAAATCCGGAGACTCCGGCGAGGTGAAGATCTTCCGGCAGATTCCGAACATCGCCTACTACTGCCCTGGAAAGCACCCGTTCATCCTGGCCAGGGGCCCCGAGCCGGTCCACTACCGGCACGCGGAACTGTCGCTCGAGCACGCCTTAGGCACGCTTCAGGATTCCGTCCAGATCCTGGTCTGCGACGAGATCCTCAACACCCTGATCTTCAATCTCCTGCCGGAGGAAGCCATCATGGACCTGATCACGCGCTGCCGGGAGCGGGTCGATCTGGTTCTGACCGGGAGGCACGCACCCCCTGAGATCATCGATGCCGCCGATTACGCGACGGAGCTGATCCAGGTCAAGCACCCTTATTACAAAGGGGTGCGCGCCCGTAGAGGAATCGAGTACTAA